The DNA sequence GCAGCATGTAGTTTTCGATCACGGTGGCCACGCTCTCGCCATCGAGCGGCACCACGCCCTGGTAGGCTTGCTGGCCGGGTAGCTTGTCCTTGGGATCAAGCGTGATGACGAAACGGCCATGGCCAGCGGCATTGACCAGGTCGGTCAGGGTGGCGTCCTCGGCAATCGCGGCGTCGTCGGCCAGCTTGGCGGTGGCGCGCAGTTGCAGCTCGGAGTCGCATTCGACCACCAGCAGCTTGACCGGGCCATCGCCATGGATCTGCATGATGATCATGCCGTTGAACTTCAGATTGGCCGAGAGCAGGGCGGCCGCGGCCAGCATCTCGCCCAGCAGGGTGCGTACCGCGACCGGATAGTCGCGGCGGGCTTGCACTTGGCGCCAGGTGTCGGAAATCTCGACCAGCTCGCCCCGCACGGGCGCGTTGTCGACCAGGAATTTTTGCAGCGTGTCTTTCATTGTTTCCTTTGCTTGGCCACTCAGGCGATGCGCTTGAGCTGGGCCTTGAACTGTTGCGCGCGCTGGACATAACTGTCCGTACCGGCCTGCATACGCGCGATGTCTTCTTCGCTCAACTGGCGCACCGCCTTGGCGGGGGCGCCGATGATGAGCGAATTGTCCGGGAACTCCTTGCCTTCGGTCACCAGGGCACCGGCGCCGACCAGGCAATTCTTGCCGATCCGGGCACCATTGAGCACCACCGCCTGGATACCGATCAGGGCGCCATCGCCGATGGTGCAGCCATGCAGCATGGCCTGGTGCCCCACGGTGACGTTCTTGCCGATCACCATCGGATAGCCCACATCGGTATGCAGTACCGCCCCTTCCTGCACATTGCTGTTCTCCCCGACGGTGATGAGTTCATTGTCGCCACGGAGGGTGACATTGAACCAGACGCTGGAATGCGCCTCCATTCTGACCTTGCCCACCACGGTGGCGGACTCGGCCACGAAGGCGGTGTCGTCGATGTCGGGGATGTGTTGCTCCAATTGGTAGATGGCCATAATAAAATTGTCTCCTCGTGAGCGGTTGGTGGCGCCTGTGGCTGTACGACGCCAGTCTTGTTGGTGCTTTTTCTTCATATTTTCATATGGAGGCAAAGCCGGCGTCCTCAACCGCGTATTTTACCTTCCCTGAAAGTCTGTCCCTTGGATCACGTATCGTCCCCAGATGAAGTTTTTTCCTTCACCGGCCTGCGTAGCGGTGCCCTGTCTTGCCTGAAAGAAACCAGTCCTGATGCCAAATGTACTTTTGTTCGGGCTTTGCGAGCGGCCTGGCAGGCGGGCGACTTGCCGCTGGAGAACGCCGACCTGGCCGCCAGCGAAGCCGGCAACGGCATCCCTGGTCGTCCGGCGCAACCCGAGCTGGTGCCGCCGTTGCAGGTCAAGCATCGTTCCATGGGTACGCCCGAGGGCCGGGCGGCGCTCATCCATGCGCTGGCGCATATCGAGTTCAATGCCATCAACCTGGCGCTGGACGCGGTCTGGCGCTTTGCCGGAATGCCGCGCGACTTCTACGCCGACTGGTTGCAGGTGGCCGATGAGGAAGCCTATCACTTCCGCTTGCTGGCCGATCATCTGAAAACACTCGGCCATGCCTATGGCGACTTCACCGCCCACAATGCGCTGTGGGACATGGCCGAGTCCACCAAGGGGGACGTGCTGGCGCGCATCGCCCTGGTGCCGCGTACATTGGAGGCGCGCGGGCTGGACGCGGCACCGCCGGTGCGCGCCAAGCTGGCGCAGGCCGGCGATGTGGCCGCTGCCGAGATACTGGACATCATCATGCGCGATGAAGTCGGCCACGTGCTGATCGGCAATCGCTGGTTCCATTGGCTGTGCGAGCAGCGCCAACTGGAGCCGGTGGTCACCTTCGCCGAACTGTGCCAGCGTCACCGGGCGCCGCCCTTGCGCGGGCCGTTCAACCTGGAGGCGCGGCGTGCGGCCGGTTTTTCGGATGAGGAAATGCTGATGTTCAGTGATATTTCGCGATGATCGGCACAGTTGCCTGAATTTGCAAGAAATGTAAGCAAATTTCGCAGCAACGGGCGGGGCCGGGCTGTTGTGCTATCGTCACCCCGAATCCCGACGTCTCGGGATCGCTGATATGAAGGGAAAGGATGACAACATGAACAAGATTTCCAAACTGCTGGTGGGCCTGACCGTGAGCGTTGCCGCCATTTCCATGCTGGCTGCCTGCCAGAAGAAGGAAGAGCCGGGCCCGGCCGAAGCCCTGGGCAAGAAGATCGACGGTGCCGTGCAGGATGCCGGCAAGAAGCTCGATGAGGTGACCGGCCAGGCCAAGGACCAGACCACCGAGTCTGGCTCCAAGCTCGATAGCGCCCTCGACAAGGCCAAGGCCGATGCCCAGGAAGCTTACGAAAAGACCAAGGAAGGTGCCAAGGACCTGGCCCAGAAGACCGGTGAAAAGATGCAAGAGGCCGGACAGAAGCTGCAGGACGCTTCCAAGAAGTAATCGTCATACGCAGCCAGCGCCGGGCGTGGGGCTGCTGCGACTGACCGGTACCCGGCACAATGCCGTCCCGCTCATGCCGGACGGCATTGTGCTGTCTGTGGCGCCCCGCCTGCGGTGCCTATTCGCGGGCGTTGTGGATCAGGTCGATCACCATCTTCTGGATCGAGGGTTCCAGCGCCAGCGCTACGTGGCCGATACCGATGACCGGGATGTTCCAGGCCCCCTCCAGGTGGGCCGAGCTCTGCGGCGAGATGATGTTGTCGTGATGGGAATAGATCGACACGATGTGGCCCAGGGCATCGGCTTCTTCGGTGGCGGCCAGCTTTTGCAGCCATTCGCTGCTGCGTCCTTCTTCATAGCGGCCCAGCCAGTTCATTTCGCCGCAATTGATGCCGATGCCGAAGTTGGCGATGGCCGTGCCATGGTGCGGCGAGCCCAGCGTGATGACGCGCGCCACGCTGTCGCAGCCGTGGTCGCGCAGGTAGGCGCGTGCGGCCAGGCCGCCCATGCTGTGAGCGACAATCACGATCTTTTTCTGGCCGGTTTCGGCCAGCACGCGCTGGACGGCGGCGTGGACCAGCGGCGCGTAGTCGTCGATGCTGCCGAACACCGGTTCCATGTCCAGCGCGTAGTGGGTGATGTGGGCTTCGCGCAGCTCCAGGCTCATCCAGCGCCAGTAGCCGCTGTTGCAGCCATAGCCGTGGATCAGCAGCACCGGCAGCGAGGTGGTGTCGGGAAAGGTGAACTGGTCGAAGCGCAGGAAGGGCATGGCCCAGGACGAGCACAGCATGGTGGCGCGGTATTCGCGCAGGAACAGGGTGGCAATCTGCAGCCAGGTGATTTCCACCGGGTTGGAGGTGCGGCCGCGATAAGGCCAGGTCAGGAAGAAACTGTTGGCGGTGATCTGGGCGCGCAGCAGCAAGACGATCAGCAGGCCGCCGGCCACGGCCGCCAGGATGGGCCAGTCGAAATGCCGCAGCAGGAAGTAGAACAGGATCGCAATGCCGAACTGGATGAGGAGCAGGGTTCTGGAGATGCGTGAAATCATGCGGGCGAAAGTCCGGTGCGAGCGGGTGGGCGGTCATGCGGGCGCATGGGTTTGCCCGAGAGCATAACAGAGCGCGAGCTGGCGCTCATGTCTGCTTCATGAATTCGCGTCGGCGCTCGGAGTCTTCGTGCTGGCCTTGGGCGCTTGGATGACATCGACCAGGCGGGTGCCGGCCAGGCGGTCATGCAGGAACTGGCCGCGCGGGTCCAAGCGCGAGGTCAATGCCCAGAGCACGATGTTGGCGGCCGGAATCAGTATCAGCAGCCAAGGGTGACCCCGCAGTACCGACGCCAGCGCCAGGCCCGGCAAGATCCATAGCCAGGCCAGCAGGAAGCGCAGCGCGGCACGTCCCCGGCCCAGCGGCTGGCCGGCGCGGTCTACCACCTTGAAGCGCCAGGTCTTCATGGCCAGGGTCTGGCCGCCGTGGGTCCAGAACCAGATGAAATACACCCCCAGCACCAGGAACAGCCAGAACTCCAGCGCATGGCGCAGGTAGAGCGCGTTGCGCTGCTGCAGCAGCGTGGAAAACAGCCAGCCCGACATGAACAGCACGCCGAAGAGCAGCATCGATTCGTACAACATGCTGCTGAGGCGGCGGCGTAGCGAGGGCGTGGTGAGTTCGGACATGATGCTTGTTCTGTGCTTGTTCAGTTCTGCTAATGGTTGGATGAAGGGGGGGCAATGGCCGGCAGATGGTAAAGCAATCAGGGCGGATTGCCTATGGTGCAACTTGAGCCAGCGCAATATCGGGAGGGGCTCAGTCAGTCACGCCGCCATGCGCGGGCGATAAAGAAATAGGCCGCCAGAGGAGGCGGCATAGGATGGTCTTTGCGAAAGAATGGCGGTGCAGCCGGACGTCTTACTTGGTGTCGGTGACCACCGCTGCCACGGGCGTTGCTGTGGCACTGACGGCCACTGCGGTCGGCGCGGGTGCTGACGCGGTGGGGGTCATGGCCGGCACTGGCGTGGCTTGCGAGCCAGGAACCAGTGCCGGGGCCGGGGCAGCAGCCGGAGTCGGGGCCGGCACGACCGGCAAGGGGCGATCCATGGCTTCGGCCGGCAACTGGATGGTCGGTGCCGCTGCCGAGGGTGAAGTTGGCAGCTTGGCAACGCGCTTGGGCAGCTTGGCTTCGGCCAGCTTCTTCTTCTGTTCGGCCGAGAGTTGCTGGTACTTGGCCCACTGTTCGTGCTTTTCTTCCGCATCCAGCTTCTTGGCGCGGGCATAGTTGGTGCGCGCGGTGCTGCGTTCGGCCGGCGTCAGCTTGACCCAGTCGCGCATCCGCTCGTGCAGGCGGGCCTGCTCCTCTGGCTTCATCCTGGCGTAACGCTTGCCGATCTCCAGCCATTTTTCCTTCTGCAGCTCGCTCATGCGCGGCCATTCGCCGGTCAGCGGCTCCAGGGCCTGATGCTGAGCAGGCGACAAATTGGCCCAGGCCAGCTTGTTCTCGGACTTGCGGGCCGTGGATTTGGTGGCGTTGGCAGATTTGCCGGGATGGGCGGCGACAGGGGCTGCCGGCGTGGTCGCTGCGGCCGCAGCAGTGGTCGAGGCAGCAGTCGGCGTGGCAGTCGTAGGAGCGGGGGCCTCGGACGAGCTATTCTGCGCCACGGTCCAGGCGCAGCTCAATCCACCGGCCAGCACGGCCAGCGCCAGCGCGATGCGCGAGAGGCGGACGTGAGCCTTGACAGGAGTGCCGGTGGTGGTGTGCATCGTGTTATTGACCCTTTTCAGCCAGGTAAGCGTTGAAACCATGATCCAGGTAAGCCGACAGCGGCAGCTCGTCCGATAGTACGGCCGCGTCGATGTCGGCCAAGTAGCTCACGCGCTTGGCGTTTTCGTGCTGGTAGATGCCGGCGAAGAGGATGATGCCGGCCAGCAGCGGCGCGGCCACGCCCAGGCGGCTCCACCACGACGGTTTTTCCGGCGACATCATGGTGCCGCCCAAGGCGCCGGCCAGCACCGGCTGCTTGACCTGCACGTGCAGCGGCGCCTGTTTCTTGCGCGCCAAGGCGACCCGGCGAGCGGCCGCCAGGCTTTGCAGGGTGTCGTCGGACAGGGTGTCCAGATTGGCGTCAAGCGCCAGCTTCACCTTGTAGGCGAATTGCATTTCCTTGTTGTTCATAATGAGATTCCTTTGGCTCTAAGGGCTTGAGCCAGCGCGTGTGTTGCGCGGGAGCAATGGGTTTTGACGCTACCTTCGGAGCAACCCATGGCGGCGGCTGTTTCCGCCACGTCCATGTCCTGCCAATAACGCATCAAGAATGCTTCCCGTTGACGCGTGGGGAGTTTTTGTATTTCGGCGTCGATCAGGTTCAAGGTCTGCTGGCGCTCGACCTTGTCGGCGCTGGACTCGGCCGCTTCCGAGCCGTCTTCTGACTCCAGGCTTTCGAGCAGGTCGAAATCCTCGCTGCCTTCGCCGTCGCCGCCATTGCCCCCAAAGCTGGAGAACAGGCTCACCCAGGTATTGCGCACCTTTTCGCGGCGGAAGAAATCGTGGATGGTGTTTTGCAGGATGCGCTGGAACAGCATCGGCAATTCATCCACCGGTTTGTCGCCGTATTTCTCGGCCAGCTTGATCATCGCATCCTGAACGATGTCCAACGCGGCTTCATCCTTGCGCACGGCATACACCGCCTGTTTGAAGGCGCGGCGTTCGACACTTTCAAGAAAATCGGAGAGTTCTTTGTCAGTTGCCATGCAATACGGTGTGCCGGATGGGTATGGGCGATCAAATCAGGTAAAAACCTGCATGTTGGTCAGCCGAGATGCGAAAAATGCAAGAAATCGTCAAAAAGCAGACCGAATGCTAGCAAAATTGGCTCTATTTGTCCTGAAGTTTATCCCGCTGCAGCACCAGAAACGCGAGTGTTGGCAACGATTTCACCGGAATTCGCTTGACCAAAATGATGCAACGCATTACTGTCCTGTTTCCCGCCTCCCACATCTGGGGCGTTTTTGTTCCTTGCCGGTGCTTCACATAAGGTCGTACCGGTTCGAGGAAACGCTTTATAGGTTTAAAGCTTGTTTGTTCTAACCCGCGCCACAAGCGCGAGGAATCAGTAGCAGTCGATCTTGGTCCAAGGCTGAACGAGTCGCGTTGAGCGGCGTTTCGAACTCCACTACGGTTGGGGCGCAGAAACGGCGTGACCGCACAATAAAGGGATGCTGCCGGCAGGACGATGAATGCGATTCCGTCAGGAGAGAACATCCGATCAATTTCCAATGGACCTTGAAAGGAAGCAGCATGAATGCTGAGCATCTCAGCGGCGCGGATATACTTGTCCGTTGCCTGGCTGAAGAGGGTGTTGAACACGTCTTCGGCTATCCT is a window from the Herbaspirillum rubrisubalbicans genome containing:
- a CDS encoding gamma carbonic anhydrase family protein, yielding MAIYQLEQHIPDIDDTAFVAESATVVGKVRMEAHSSVWFNVTLRGDNELITVGENSNVQEGAVLHTDVGYPMVIGKNVTVGHQAMLHGCTIGDGALIGIQAVVLNGARIGKNCLVGAGALVTEGKEFPDNSLIIGAPAKAVRQLSEEDIARMQAGTDSYVQRAQQFKAQLKRIA
- a CDS encoding ferritin-like domain-containing protein, which encodes MDHVSSPDEVFSFTGLRSGALSCLKETSPDAKCTFVRALRAAWQAGDLPLENADLAASEAGNGIPGRPAQPELVPPLQVKHRSMGTPEGRAALIHALAHIEFNAINLALDAVWRFAGMPRDFYADWLQVADEEAYHFRLLADHLKTLGHAYGDFTAHNALWDMAESTKGDVLARIALVPRTLEARGLDAAPPVRAKLAQAGDVAAAEILDIIMRDEVGHVLIGNRWFHWLCEQRQLEPVVTFAELCQRHRAPPLRGPFNLEARRAAGFSDEEMLMFSDISR
- a CDS encoding esterase/lipase family protein, whose translation is MISRISRTLLLIQFGIAILFYFLLRHFDWPILAAVAGGLLIVLLLRAQITANSFFLTWPYRGRTSNPVEITWLQIATLFLREYRATMLCSSWAMPFLRFDQFTFPDTTSLPVLLIHGYGCNSGYWRWMSLELREAHITHYALDMEPVFGSIDDYAPLVHAAVQRVLAETGQKKIVIVAHSMGGLAARAYLRDHGCDSVARVITLGSPHHGTAIANFGIGINCGEMNWLGRYEEGRSSEWLQKLAATEEADALGHIVSIYSHHDNIISPQSSAHLEGAWNIPVIGIGHVALALEPSIQKMVIDLIHNARE
- a CDS encoding RDD family protein, which codes for MSELTTPSLRRRLSSMLYESMLLFGVLFMSGWLFSTLLQQRNALYLRHALEFWLFLVLGVYFIWFWTHGGQTLAMKTWRFKVVDRAGQPLGRGRAALRFLLAWLWILPGLALASVLRGHPWLLILIPAANIVLWALTSRLDPRGQFLHDRLAGTRLVDVIQAPKASTKTPSADANS
- a CDS encoding DUF3106 domain-containing protein, with the translated sequence MHTTTGTPVKAHVRLSRIALALAVLAGGLSCAWTVAQNSSSEAPAPTTATPTAASTTAAAAATTPAAPVAAHPGKSANATKSTARKSENKLAWANLSPAQHQALEPLTGEWPRMSELQKEKWLEIGKRYARMKPEEQARLHERMRDWVKLTPAERSTARTNYARAKKLDAEEKHEQWAKYQQLSAEQKKKLAEAKLPKRVAKLPTSPSAAAPTIQLPAEAMDRPLPVVPAPTPAAAPAPALVPGSQATPVPAMTPTASAPAPTAVAVSATATPVAAVVTDTK
- a CDS encoding DUF3619 family protein; this translates as MNNKEMQFAYKVKLALDANLDTLSDDTLQSLAAARRVALARKKQAPLHVQVKQPVLAGALGGTMMSPEKPSWWSRLGVAAPLLAGIILFAGIYQHENAKRVSYLADIDAAVLSDELPLSAYLDHGFNAYLAEKGQ
- a CDS encoding RNA polymerase sigma factor, whose translation is MATDKELSDFLESVERRAFKQAVYAVRKDEAALDIVQDAMIKLAEKYGDKPVDELPMLFQRILQNTIHDFFRREKVRNTWVSLFSSFGGNGGDGEGSEDFDLLESLESEDGSEAAESSADKVERQQTLNLIDAEIQKLPTRQREAFLMRYWQDMDVAETAAAMGCSEGSVKTHCSRATHALAQALRAKGISL